A single bacterium DNA region contains:
- a CDS encoding glycosyltransferase family 4 protein, producing the protein MDPTFQVVVSVGGRFHAFELARQLHRRGCLKRLITSYPRGIAVRAGVPRDKIVSAPAKEIVFRGWRRLPGPLRERFRPHFLVSDLFDRSARKALEECDIVTGWSGFSKRTFEKARRQGTVTVLERGSSHILTQAELLEREYRARGLRPIGPHPRIIEKELEEYARADYIAIPSTFVEASFREHGVPPSKLIRIPYGTDLERFRPGDGPADGIFRVVFAGRICLRKGVYYLLKAFTDLDLDGSELLLAGDVDREAAPLLRRYRRRVTWLGKLSPEELARLYRRATVFVMPSIEEGMAMVQVQALASGLPLLCTPNSGGGDLIADGREGLVFPAGDADALGESLLSLYRDRDKVRAMSAAAAAAARRFGWDEYGKHVHGAYRRILEERR; encoded by the coding sequence TTGGACCCGACATTCCAGGTCGTCGTCAGCGTGGGAGGGCGGTTTCACGCCTTCGAACTGGCCCGGCAGCTGCACCGCCGCGGCTGTCTGAAAAGGCTGATTACCTCCTACCCCCGGGGGATCGCCGTCCGGGCCGGGGTTCCCCGGGATAAGATCGTTTCCGCCCCGGCCAAGGAGATCGTCTTCCGGGGATGGCGGCGGCTGCCGGGACCGCTGCGGGAGCGGTTCCGCCCCCATTTCCTGGTCAGCGACCTCTTCGACCGCAGCGCTCGAAAAGCCCTGGAAGAGTGCGATATCGTCACCGGCTGGTCGGGGTTTTCGAAGCGGACGTTCGAAAAAGCCCGCCGGCAGGGCACGGTCACGGTGCTCGAACGGGGAAGCTCCCATATTCTGACCCAGGCCGAGCTGTTGGAACGAGAGTACCGCGCCCGCGGCCTGCGGCCGATCGGGCCCCATCCCCGCATCATCGAGAAAGAGCTGGAGGAGTACGCTCGAGCGGATTACATCGCCATCCCCAGCACGTTCGTCGAAGCCAGCTTCCGAGAACACGGAGTTCCTCCCTCCAAGCTCATCCGAATCCCTTACGGAACCGACCTGGAACGGTTCCGGCCCGGGGACGGACCGGCCGACGGGATCTTCCGGGTCGTCTTCGCCGGGCGCATCTGCCTGCGCAAAGGCGTTTATTACCTGCTCAAGGCCTTTACCGATCTGGACCTCGACGGATCCGAGCTGCTCCTGGCCGGGGACGTCGACCGGGAAGCGGCTCCCCTCCTGCGCCGATACCGCCGACGGGTCACCTGGCTGGGGAAGCTTTCCCCGGAGGAACTGGCCCGGCTCTACCGCCGGGCCACGGTCTTCGTCATGCCCTCCATCGAGGAGGGCATGGCCATGGTCCAGGTGCAGGCCCTGGCCTCGGGTCTGCCCCTGCTCTGCACCCCCAACTCGGGCGGAGGCGATCTGATCGCGGACGGCCGCGAGGGCCTGGTCTTCCCCGCCGGGGACGCCGACGCTCTGGGGGAGAGCCTGCTGAGCCTCTACCGCGACCGGGACAAGGTCCGGGCGATGAGCGCGGCGGCGGCGGCGGCGGCGCGGAGGTTCGGCTGGGACGAGTACGGGAAACATGTTCACGGCGCCTACCGGAGGATCCTGGAGGAGCGCCGATGA
- a CDS encoding alkaline phosphatase family protein → MKAETARRVVLIGLDGADFEKVSAWRPRLPFLDELISRGGVGPLASTLPPFTLTAWSTAMSGMNPGRTGVNCFPGRDFAREPIEVDSGSVAVPRIWDVAGAAGRKSIVLNVPLTYPPPRVDGCLVSGFMTPSGAETFTWPDALRGELPKNYRTSLGFAQHRSEPDYFLRHLYDLTDTQFEAADALLAGRPWDVFVFVVSGTDWVQHYFCRGPGEPGSAQGEERILEYYRHVDEKLARLSRKFEDADILIISDHGFGKIPSRAAAVNAWLAREGFLTPRGGGTHRLLAASRLRKLPLAGLARRVLPVRVREKVARAGRPTRNAFDWEATRAHFALFMNHTGYIRIDRGEREATKRLLEEKLGEFNRTAPGGPVFARVVAREDEFAGPFRDAFPDIFLEFAPEWIGTENPSGRIFSEIPPGGRAAATHRSRGILIAAGPSIRRDWRTRSSLEDVAPTVYHLLGLELPEATDGRVLEEIFRPEADAARRSPRRRAYEYTPARTGTYSPEDREDLQKRLAALGYLD, encoded by the coding sequence GTGAAGGCGGAGACGGCGCGCAGAGTCGTGCTCATCGGCCTGGACGGGGCCGATTTCGAAAAGGTGTCCGCCTGGCGACCGCGGCTTCCTTTCCTCGACGAACTGATCTCGCGCGGCGGCGTCGGTCCCCTGGCCAGCACCCTTCCTCCCTTCACCCTGACCGCCTGGAGCACGGCCATGTCGGGGATGAACCCGGGCCGGACCGGGGTCAACTGTTTCCCCGGCCGCGACTTCGCCCGCGAACCCATCGAGGTCGATTCCGGCTCGGTGGCCGTTCCCCGCATCTGGGATGTCGCCGGAGCCGCCGGCAGAAAATCGATCGTCCTCAACGTCCCCCTCACCTATCCTCCTCCCCGGGTCGACGGCTGCCTGGTCAGCGGATTCATGACCCCCTCGGGGGCGGAGACCTTCACCTGGCCCGACGCGCTCCGCGGCGAACTGCCGAAAAATTACCGGACTTCACTGGGTTTCGCCCAGCACCGGAGCGAGCCCGATTATTTTCTCCGCCATCTCTACGATCTCACCGACACCCAGTTCGAGGCCGCGGACGCGCTCCTGGCGGGCCGGCCCTGGGACGTGTTCGTCTTCGTGGTCTCGGGAACGGATTGGGTGCAGCATTATTTCTGCCGCGGGCCGGGCGAACCCGGTTCCGCGCAGGGAGAAGAGCGCATTCTCGAGTATTACCGGCACGTGGACGAGAAGCTTGCCCGCTTGAGTCGGAAATTCGAAGACGCCGATATCCTGATCATTTCCGACCACGGGTTCGGAAAGATCCCCTCACGGGCCGCGGCCGTAAACGCCTGGTTGGCCCGGGAAGGCTTCCTGACCCCGCGCGGGGGCGGAACTCACCGCCTGCTCGCCGCCTCCCGCCTGAGGAAGCTGCCCCTGGCCGGCCTGGCCCGGCGGGTGCTTCCCGTCCGCGTCCGGGAAAAAGTCGCCCGGGCCGGACGGCCCACGCGGAACGCGTTCGACTGGGAGGCGACCCGGGCGCACTTCGCCCTTTTTATGAACCATACCGGATATATCCGCATCGACCGCGGAGAAAGAGAGGCCACGAAACGGCTCCTGGAAGAGAAGCTCGGGGAATTCAACCGAACCGCGCCGGGCGGCCCGGTCTTCGCCCGCGTGGTCGCCCGGGAAGACGAGTTTGCCGGTCCTTTCCGGGACGCATTCCCGGATATTTTCCTGGAGTTCGCCCCCGAGTGGATCGGGACCGAAAACCCCTCCGGCCGGATTTTTTCGGAGATCCCGCCGGGGGGACGGGCCGCCGCGACCCACCGCAGCCGGGGGATTCTGATCGCGGCCGGCCCCTCCATACGCCGGGACTGGCGGACGCGATCCTCCCTGGAAGATGTCGCCCCCACCGTCTACCACCTGCTCGGCCTGGAGCTGCCCGAAGCGACCGACGGGCGGGTGCTGGAGGAAATTTTCCGGCCGGAGGCGGACGCCGCCCGGCGAAGCCCGCGGCGACGGGCTTACGAATACACCCCGGCCCGCACCGGGACGTATTCCCCCGAGGACCGCGAGGATCTTCAAAAACGCCTGGCCGCGCTCGGCTACCTCGATTGA